Part of the Bacillus sp. N1-1 genome, TAACCGGAATGAAAAAGAGAAGAAGCTGTTCACGTTGAACAGCTTCTTTTTTATGCATAATAAAAAGCGCAGCAAAGTGCGCTTTATTATTAAAGTTTAAAATTAAATTTAATTAGTCCAGCTTCTCTTGCTGAATTGAATGCAATTAGAAGAATTGGTCCGATAATAAAGCCCATAATTCCAAGTAGCTGTAAGCCGATATACATCGAAATGAGTGTAGACAGTGGAGAGAGTCCTATATGACGCCCCATTACTTTAGGTTCTACTGTTCGCCGAATAACAAGTAAAACGACGGCGAGGATCGCCATTTGACTTCCCGTTGCAATGTCACCTGTAATCAAGTAATAAATGGCCCATGGTCCAAGAATAACAATCGAACCAATAATTGGGATGAAATCAATCACCCATATAATGAAGGCCATTAAAAGCGCCACTTTTGGTGTAATCAGTAAAAGGCCAATTAAACTAACGACAAATATGATGATGCTGACAAGAAATTGCGCTTTAAAAAACCCAAAAATAACGTAAGATAAACGACTCGTCATAAATTGAACTTTCTCAGCCGTTTGGACAGATAAATAAGAATATGATTTTTTCTTAAGTCTTGGTAAGTCCATTAAAAATAAGAAGAGAGCAATTAAATAGACAACAATACTGACTAAATAATTAGGAATACCTGTAACAATGATGGTAATGATTTTTAAGTAATCAATGCTGCTGATTGTATCCTTCGTGTTTTCAAGGAATCGATCAACTTGATTGGTAAATTCCTGAACGAATTCAGGGGGGAAACTTTTTGAAACAGCTTCCATGTTTGATTCCATGTTATCCCACAACTGAGTAATGTTTTGTATGTACAGCGGGGAATTTTCGACTAACGCTATTCCTTCGGTAATCACCTTGGTTATAAGGAAGTAACCTAATAACGCAATGAGGATTACAAATAAAGTGAAGACAATAATAACTGGAAAATACCGCTTCAGTTTCGTATTCTTTTGAATCAGTTTAACAGCTGGATCAAGGGCAAGGGCGCTGAGAAACGCGAGAATAAGAGGAATGGAGACGGGTAAGATCCAGAAAGCAAGCACTGCTAAAAGCGCAATGACCAATAATATTAGTAAAAATCGTTTTGTGAGGAACTTTGGCAATCTTGTTCTCCTTTCTAAGTCAAACCATCTTACTCTATTATAGTACGGACTTACACGCTTTACCAGTAGAGAGAAATGAATTATTTGACGAATAATTCATTTTCAGCCGTTCATATAATGATAGGAGAGAAGGGCTAGAGGGGGGGAACATCATGAGAAAACCACTTCAACAAGGAAGCCTGACCATCTCAGAAAACGTGATCGATTTTATTTTAGAAGTTGCTATAAAAGAAACAGAGGGGATCCACTCGATTGAAGCGCCAGTTAAAAAAACGCTGAGGAAGATGGTGGGAAAAGGAAAGCGATCATCTTTCCAGTATGAAAACATGCACGAAGATGGGGGGTTAGCGTTAAAGGTAGAAGTAGCTATTGATTTTGGAGAAGTTATTCCATACACATGCTTCGTTCTCCAGGAGCGAATTAAAAATGATGTTGAAAAAATGACTGGGTTACAAGTAGATGAAGTAAACGTTGTTGTCGCAAGCTTACACCTACAAGTGGATGATGAGCAGGTATAAAGAAACCTCCCTCCTTAGTAATGGAGGGAGGTTCTTAGTATGCTTATTTTGAAATGAACATTTGCGTCCAATAATGGCCATATGAACCGCCAGAGATGTAACCGACACCAATTTCAGTATACCCGGGATTCAAGATGTTTTTTCGGTGACCTTCACTATTCATCCATGCCTTTACAACTTCTTCAGGAGTAGCTTGCCCTGCAGCGATATTTTCACCGGCGCTTCGATAGCTAACTCCGAAACTTTCAAGCATGGAAAATGGAGAGCCGTACGTCGGAGATTGATGTGAGAAATAATTTTTGTTTCTCATATCCGACGACTTATATCTCGCAACTCTGGCAACTTGCCAATTCCAGGTTAACGGAGATAGGCCGTTTTTCGCACGTTCCTCATTTGTTAAGTCCATTACTTGTTGCCCGACATCTTTTGATTTTTCGATTGATGGATTAGCGGTCGGTACGTTGACTTGATCACCAGGGTAAATAAGGTCTGGATTTTCAAAATGTGGATTGGCGCTAATGATTTCTGTAAGACCGATTCGATACCGCTTCGAGATTTTCCATAACGTATCTCCAGGTTTCACCGTATATGTAGTTTGACCAAGTGCCACATCTGGCAGAGCTATCATCGTTACGAGAAGACATGCCAGCAGCAATAGCTTTTTCATGTGATCATCCCCTTTCCATCGTAGTTTGACCAGAAGCGATAATAATCATTCTGAATGATTTAATCATTTATTTCATTTCAGTTTGGACAGGATAATAGTAGGCGTATTAGAGGTCATTCAACCAAGTAAACATTGCAACTACACTGCTCGTTATACTATTATTAAAGAGTGACCGTGTTGTGAATTACAAAGGAGGCAAACGAATTATGAAATTTGATAAGACTGGTCTTGAATCTACGATCGTTCAATTTTCGATTCTTGATCACATCATGCATGAAAACGGTTTAGTTCTTGCTGGGCAATGGGATTATGAACGCGTTACATATGATTATAAGTTTGAGGATATGACAAACGGTGATGTCTACTATCTTCGAGTACCTGGCGTTGCAGTCGAAGGTATGGTTGAATCCTCTTATGCTGTCATTAAATTAGGCAAGCCTTATGTTGGAAAGCATTACTACCCACATGGCGTGGAGTATGATGAGGAGTTCCCAGAAACAATTCTTAACACATGCTATAAGAAACTCGAAATTCTTCGTGATCAATTAGGTTCAGCTCTTCAAAGAAGTATGGTTTCAGTAGGGGATTTAGCACAATATGTTACTCCAACAAAACCATCTGATAGCGTTGCTGAAGCAGCTGCTATTATGAAAAAGGAAAATGTGACGATCGTGCCTGTGTGTGATGGAGAAAACTTGGTAGGTATTGTAACGGATCGTGCAATTGCGGTTGGTGGATTTGCCGATAATCAAGCGGGAATGACGAAAGTGGAAGAACTTTTAGAAAAGCCATCAATGACACTTTCTCCAGATATGAAACCTGAGCAAGCAGCAGATTTAATGAATGAATCGCGCTTAACAGAGGTTATTGTCGTAGACGGAGAGCGTTTTGTAGGAATCGTTTCCTATTTCCATTTAAAAGAAAAAATGAACGCATAAAAAAGAAGAGCCTGGTGCTCTTCTTTTTTGTCATTATTAAGAGAAGCGAACAGTTGCTTTTAAGCATGAGTGTAGCCAGGGGAAGAAACAGTCTAATCGTTGCAGTTTCTATAATGGATAAGGCATAATAGATACAACGAAATGGAGGCGACTGGAATATGAAAAATGTCCTTCGGTTCGCTTTGCTAATTGTTGTGATCGTCATTGGAATGGACGTTTACGACAAAATCGAGTGGCGTAACATCGGCACAGAAGTTGAACGAATCATTAACGAAGAGAAATTCGTGTTGGAAAACACGACAGAAGGTGTGAAGCAGGAAGAGTCAATAGCGAAAGATGAACCACTACCTGAGCTAACAGGCGTTGAAAAATGGGTAGGACAAGAAGTTGATACAATTAAATCGAATCTTGGTGAACCTGACCGGATTGATCCTAGTTCTTACGGCTATGACTGGTGGATATATGAACAGTCTAACTCGGCTTATTTACAAATTGGTGTAGAAGAAAATCGAGTTGTCACGGTCTTTTTTATGGGAGATGTGGATGCTGGAGAGAGATACCCAATGGGAGAACAAGCTTCAACTATTTTCGATAATGAAGCACCACAAGAGGAAATCCCAGTGAAATTTGATGCTTATGACTATCGTTTTCAATTAACAAAAGAAGAACAGCAGCTAAAACCATTAGTGGCGATTCACGGAGAATTATTTGCCCAATATTATTTTGATAAATTTAAGGGGAGCTTGCGGGCGGTTAGAATAGCAGAGCCTGGTGTACTCGTTGAACAAAGACCATATGCCATTTCTTATCGCGGTGAATTGCTCGAGCCCGAAGAGTTATCAGAAGAAGAATGGCAGGGCGTCCAGGCGGCAATGGAAAAGCAAATTTTTGCTATGACAAATGTTCTTCGTAACCTTTCAGAAAAGCAACCACTAGGTTATAACGATGAAGTTGCCAATGTGGCGTTTGGCCACAGTAAAGATATGGAAGAGAATAATTATTTTTCACATACTTCTCCATCTGAAGGAGAGCTTTCCGATCGTTTAAAGGAAGGAGACGTTCTTTATAGTTATGCAGGAGAAAACATCGCAGCCAGATATCCTGATGCAGGAGCTGCGATGATTGGTTGGTTAAACAGTAAAGGGCATCGTGAAGCGCTTCTGAATGAAGAATTTACTGAAATTGGGGTTGGGGTTTTCCGCGACTATTATACTCAGAATTTTATTAAACCTTTCTAGGAATAACCATAAAATTACCGGTGGCAGTGGCAACGATCGTGTCATCATCGCGATAGACGTTTGCTTTTACGACCCATCTCGTATGGCTTTTAAAAACGATGTGTGAGCGGCATCTTAATTCATTGCCGTCGCCTTTAGATAGGAAGTTGATGTTCATCTCAGATGTCACTGCTGCCTGATCAGAAGGAAGTGATTGGTGAACAAGAGAGCCCATCGCAATATCAATTAAGGATGCCGTGATGCCTCCATGAACCATTTGCAGAGGATTATGCACAAGGTCTCGAACGGGTATGATGCTTTCGTATGTATTATCATCGAGAAGCTTGCTCTTAATTCCCATAAACCCAGCTAAATACGTCTTATACTCATTTCTTTGTTTCTTTAGCACGCCTTCTAATAATGAATAGAGAGAGCTTTTTTCACTTTCATCTGCTTCAGCTAGGATTTCTGAAAAAAATTGAAGTAGTTGCTGCTCTTCCATATAAGTACCATTCCTTTTGACAAGTTATTGTTTCTACTAGTTTATCAATAATGGTCGTATTCACCAATAAATAGGCGCACAATTGTTAAAAGTCTAATTATGATGTAGTAAGACCATTTAGGTTTCATGGAAGTGGAGGTGGCGAATTTGCCTGAAGCAAAAGAAAAGGGAAGTCAAAAAGTTCAGGAATTTAAAACGTTCGTCAAAGCTCATCCTCATGTACTAAAAAAAGTGAAGCAGAAGGAAAAAACGCTTCAGGAGTTGTTTGAGGAGTGGATGCTTTTTGGTGAAGAGGATCCAAGCTGGTATGAAGAAAATCAAGAAGAAGATCGAAAAGCAACTAATGAAAAAGGGATAGGTAGCATGCTCGGCGCGATTAAACAAATGAATTTTGAAGAGGTTCAAAAAGGGATTGAGCAATTCAGCGGCGCCGTTTATTCAATTCAAGAGGTTTTGTCTCAATTTCGCTCTAAACCAAAGTCACAGCCTCCTTACTCCCAATCCCATTCTCCTTTTCCGTTTCGACATGACTAGGAGGAGATGCAATGCGTGAGGAAGTACAGGAGTTTTTAGCCAATCGTCAGGATCTTGTTTTTTTTCTAAGAAATCAGCCTGTTTGGTATCGCCGATTAAGTAGAGAACCATATGCGTTGAAAGAGTTTGAAGAAGCATCAAAAACGTTCTACGGTCAGACCTTTCCGCAAAAAGTTGACCGTTTCCAGAACCAATTAAACATGGTGAATATGATGCTTGCTTTAATGACCCAATTAAAAAATTAGGGTCTTTTTTTATTATTCTTTTCACTCGTGGGCACACTTAGGAAAGAAGGGGTGTGGATGCACATGGTTGTTAAGCGTTTAGGAAGGCATCTGATGGTCATTGCTTTAATGATTAGCTGTTGTGTACCAGTTGTTGGGTTCAGTCAAGCACTGCAAGAAAATGTCTCAGCTAAAGAGAACACAGAGCCAGTTATATTAAATCATCGGGTGAAAGGCTCTGACGTTTTTATTGAGTGTTTGATTCCAAATTTTTCATTTGACGATGGAAATACGACAAAAGAGTATCATGGATACTTAGATGTCTATCTCGATGGTGAAAAGTATCAAACGGTTGACCGAGCTGCGTTTGTCGTACGTAACTTACCTGAAGGAAAGCACTCGATTCGTCTTGATATTATGCGTGAAGACGGTGGGCGGTATTTATCGTTAAAAGAAATGAAAGTGGAAATAAAATAAGCCTCTAATAGGAGGCTTACGGTTAAGATATTTGCTTAAATGGTGTTGTTGGCGGGACGATAGGTGGAAACTGCTCTTGTAAATAGTTGAAAATCAATTTCTCAACTTCAATTCCCTGTTGGACAAGTGCTTGATTACCAAATAAACAGTTGAATTCCAAAAAGTAATACTTTCCATTAGAACAAACAACATCAAAACCGGCATGATTAATCCCAAGCGCTTTTGCGGTCTGATCAACTAAATCGAGCGCTTCTTCAGGAATATCATGGAAAGAAAGTTTGCCGCCTTGTGCGACGTTATTTAGAAATGATTCGCCTCCAACACGCCAATAGGCTGATACAACAGAATTCCCAACATAAACCACGCGAAGATCTTTTTCAATTGGCAAATATTCTTGCACATAGAGAACCTCATTGCGTTCTGCATACGCGCGGAATTCTTCCTCTGTCCGAATCAAAAAGACACCATTTCCCATTGAGCTTCTAACTTCTTTTGCTACAAATGGGAAAGGGAACGTATTGAGAATGCGTTCAATTGACTCGTTAGAACGTCCTGCAATTTCTGTATAAGGCATAAGATCTGGCGAAAGGGACCAAAAAGCTCTCGTCATTTCGACTTTATCGAAGCCAAGTTGAATCGATTGGATCGAAGGGAAAATCTTTTTATTTAATCCATAAACAAGAGAATTCACTTGCCACTTTTCTGGAAATAGCAGCACATCTGCTTCTCTAATTGCATGAATATCTTTAAACATATGATCGGGTTTAAGATAAGATACGCCTGACATACCAAGAGTTCGAAACGGATTGAACGTAATAAGTTTCACAGTTTTCTTTGTCTTCCTTTCTTAGATGAAAACACATAAATCTAGAAAATTATAGATCCAATTACATAAAAAGTCAATAACCAAATCGTGGATATTCACTTTACTACTATAGTAGAGGACTGGTCAGGGGGTTCCTAAAAGTGGTAAGATAAAGGTGGAGGTGTAGGTATGATTGCTACTCTAGATAGTGTTATGATTTTAGATCAGGCTGAAGAGCTTGGATTTTTGATAAAAGATTCAGAAGTAGCTCATGAATATCATGAGGCTAGGAAGCAGTTATCAAAAGATCGGGAGGCGCAGCGTTTAATTAAACGCTTCACGGAAATGAAAGAACTTTATGATGAGGTTCAACGTTTCGGGCGTTATCATCCCGACTTTATGACGATTACTGTAAAAGTACGTGAAGCGAAGCGAGATATGGACCTTCACGAAGCGGTAGCGGCATTTAAGAAAGCGGAGACAGAGCTTGAAGGCCTTCTTGTAGAGGTTTGTTCTCTATTAGCTGGTGAAGTTTCTCCTTCTATTAAAGTTCCTTCCGGAAATCCTTTCTTTGATAACCAATCGTGTGGTGGCGGCTGCGGCTCAGGCGGCAGCTGCGGTTGTGGATAACCAGAGCATTTGCTCTGGTTTTTCAATTTCGAAACCGAATGCAGTCAGGACAGAGGTTCCCGCAACAAAACATTTTTTCTTGGGGTACTAAAAATCGTACGCGATAAACAAGCAGCTGCTCTTCTTCACGAACGAAGGAATATTCCATCCTTAATTGCTTTCCTCGCATGCTTTTAGCAGCTTCCAATTTAATTAACATCTCAATCTCAGCTTTTCGAATATTCGAATTTACTGTAAGATAGAGAAAGGGAATACCAGTTATTGTTTGTTTTGAAACGGTGTTCACATAAGTTGATTCGGCCAGTCGATTTAGAAATGGATTCCATATCTCATTAAGATTCATTTTAGAGCATCCTTTCTTAAAGACGGTCTCCTAATATCGTAACTGAATCATCATCAAATGACCACTCCGTTTAAGAGGGGAGTGGAGTTCATAAGTAAAGGGGAAACGCGTCATGTTTGTAGAACGGGTTGGCCTAGCAGTCTATATTCAGTCACTAAAGCATGCCAAACAGCTAAGAAGGTTTGGAAATGTTCACTACGTTTCCTCAAAACAAAAATATGTCGTGATTTATATTAATCTCGATCAATTG contains:
- the safA gene encoding SafA/ExsA family spore coat assembly protein, translated to MKKLLLLACLLVTMIALPDVALGQTTYTVKPGDTLWKISKRYRIGLTEIISANPHFENPDLIYPGDQVNVPTANPSIEKSKDVGQQVMDLTNEERAKNGLSPLTWNWQVARVARYKSSDMRNKNYFSHQSPTYGSPFSMLESFGVSYRSAGENIAAGQATPEEVVKAWMNSEGHRKNILNPGYTEIGVGYISGGSYGHYWTQMFISK
- a CDS encoding YlbF family regulator, which codes for MIATLDSVMILDQAEELGFLIKDSEVAHEYHEARKQLSKDREAQRLIKRFTEMKELYDEVQRFGRYHPDFMTITVKVREAKRDMDLHEAVAAFKKAETELEGLLVEVCSLLAGEVSPSIKVPSGNPFFDNQSCGGGCGSGGSCGCG
- a CDS encoding YlbE-like family protein, coding for MREEVQEFLANRQDLVFFLRNQPVWYRRLSREPYALKEFEEASKTFYGQTFPQKVDRFQNQLNMVNMMLALMTQLKN
- a CDS encoding Asp23/Gls24 family envelope stress response protein produces the protein MRKPLQQGSLTISENVIDFILEVAIKETEGIHSIEAPVKKTLRKMVGKGKRSSFQYENMHEDGGLALKVEVAIDFGEVIPYTCFVLQERIKNDVEKMTGLQVDEVNVVVASLHLQVDDEQV
- a CDS encoding CAP domain-containing protein, with translation MKNVLRFALLIVVIVIGMDVYDKIEWRNIGTEVERIINEEKFVLENTTEGVKQEESIAKDEPLPELTGVEKWVGQEVDTIKSNLGEPDRIDPSSYGYDWWIYEQSNSAYLQIGVEENRVVTVFFMGDVDAGERYPMGEQASTIFDNEAPQEEIPVKFDAYDYRFQLTKEEQQLKPLVAIHGELFAQYYFDKFKGSLRAVRIAEPGVLVEQRPYAISYRGELLEPEELSEEEWQGVQAAMEKQIFAMTNVLRNLSEKQPLGYNDEVANVAFGHSKDMEENNYFSHTSPSEGELSDRLKEGDVLYSYAGENIAARYPDAGAAMIGWLNSKGHREALLNEEFTEIGVGVFRDYYTQNFIKPF
- a CDS encoding YugN family protein, with translation MKFDKTGLESTIVQFSILDHIMHENGLVLAGQWDYERVTYDYKFEDMTNGDVYYLRVPGVAVEGMVESSYAVIKLGKPYVGKHYYPHGVEYDEEFPETILNTCYKKLEILRDQLGSALQRSMVSVGDLAQYVTPTKPSDSVAEAAAIMKKENVTIVPVCDGENLVGIVTDRAIAVGGFADNQAGMTKVEELLEKPSMTLSPDMKPEQAADLMNESRLTEVIVVDGERFVGIVSYFHLKEKMNA
- the ylbD gene encoding spore coat protein YlbD, whose product is MPEAKEKGSQKVQEFKTFVKAHPHVLKKVKQKEKTLQELFEEWMLFGEEDPSWYEENQEEDRKATNEKGIGSMLGAIKQMNFEEVQKGIEQFSGAVYSIQEVLSQFRSKPKSQPPYSQSHSPFPFRHD
- a CDS encoding DUF2129 domain-containing protein, which gives rise to MFVERVGLAVYIQSLKHAKQLRRFGNVHYVSSKQKYVVIYINLDQLETTKERLNSLHFVKRVEPSKRPEVQTEYQNAKPDKAKQYDYKMGL
- the ytvI gene encoding sporulation integral membrane protein YtvI, coding for MPKFLTKRFLLILLVIALLAVLAFWILPVSIPLILAFLSALALDPAVKLIQKNTKLKRYFPVIIVFTLFVILIALLGYFLITKVITEGIALVENSPLYIQNITQLWDNMESNMEAVSKSFPPEFVQEFTNQVDRFLENTKDTISSIDYLKIITIIVTGIPNYLVSIVVYLIALFLFLMDLPRLKKKSYSYLSVQTAEKVQFMTSRLSYVIFGFFKAQFLVSIIIFVVSLIGLLLITPKVALLMAFIIWVIDFIPIIGSIVILGPWAIYYLITGDIATGSQMAILAVVLLVIRRTVEPKVMGRHIGLSPLSTLISMYIGLQLLGIMGFIIGPILLIAFNSAREAGLIKFNFKL
- a CDS encoding PaaI family thioesterase, giving the protein MEEQQLLQFFSEILAEADESEKSSLYSLLEGVLKKQRNEYKTYLAGFMGIKSKLLDDNTYESIIPVRDLVHNPLQMVHGGITASLIDIAMGSLVHQSLPSDQAAVTSEMNINFLSKGDGNELRCRSHIVFKSHTRWVVKANVYRDDDTIVATATGNFMVIPRKV